Proteins found in one Candidatus Amarolinea dominans genomic segment:
- the gcvPA gene encoding aminomethyl-transferring glycine dehydrogenase subunit GcvPA — MNFSPGYVPNTDADRQQMLATIGVASVDDLFHDVPADFRFPRLNLPEPVSEYEILQELQALSSEDADADTAPCFLGAGAYHHFVPSIVDAIISRSEFYTAYTPYQPEVSQGTLQAIFEYQSMICALTGMDVSNASHYDGATAVAEAVIMALNIGRLKRKTVLFSRDVNPQYRAVAQTYTQGMEVSFSGFAPGIDLDALEALIDHSSAAVIVQNPDFLGRLTSPARLRQLADAAHAGGAVLIVVADPISLGMFKAPGSYDADIVCGEGQSLGNPLNFGGPYLGFFACKSDHVRRSAGRIIGETVDVDGERGFVLTLSTREQHIRRDKATSNICTNQGLVALSAAVYMSALGKHGLRRVAELCYHKAHYAAQQIAAQTGFEVWQDKPFFQEFIVRSALPVAAVNRYLFDEYGIIGGYDLSQDYPELGNAMLLCVTETLSKRDIDALVAALAEIEDAGAAQAAPIPQDDTLPELDVESEQMDVVIEAMEVTQ, encoded by the coding sequence ATGAACTTTAGCCCTGGCTATGTGCCCAACACGGACGCGGACCGCCAGCAGATGCTGGCGACCATTGGCGTGGCGTCGGTGGATGATCTGTTTCACGACGTGCCGGCCGACTTTCGCTTTCCGCGCCTGAATTTGCCGGAACCGGTCAGCGAGTACGAAATTTTGCAGGAACTGCAGGCGCTCAGCAGCGAGGATGCCGACGCCGATACCGCGCCCTGCTTCCTGGGCGCTGGTGCGTATCACCACTTCGTCCCCTCCATTGTGGACGCCATCATCAGCCGCAGCGAATTCTACACGGCCTATACCCCCTATCAGCCAGAAGTAAGCCAGGGCACGCTGCAGGCCATCTTCGAGTATCAGAGCATGATCTGCGCGCTGACCGGCATGGATGTGTCGAACGCCAGCCACTACGACGGCGCCACCGCCGTGGCCGAAGCGGTCATCATGGCCCTCAACATTGGCCGCCTGAAGCGCAAGACGGTGCTCTTCTCGCGCGACGTCAACCCGCAGTACCGCGCCGTGGCCCAGACCTACACGCAAGGCATGGAGGTCAGCTTCAGCGGTTTTGCACCGGGGATTGACCTGGACGCGCTGGAGGCGCTGATTGATCATTCGTCGGCTGCCGTCATCGTGCAGAATCCCGACTTCCTGGGGCGGTTGACCAGCCCGGCCCGCCTGCGACAACTGGCCGACGCGGCGCACGCCGGTGGCGCGGTGCTCATCGTCGTAGCCGATCCGATCAGCCTGGGCATGTTCAAGGCGCCGGGCAGCTACGACGCTGACATTGTCTGTGGCGAAGGGCAATCGCTGGGCAACCCACTCAACTTCGGCGGCCCCTACCTGGGCTTTTTTGCCTGCAAGAGCGATCATGTACGGCGCAGCGCCGGTCGCATCATCGGCGAAACGGTTGATGTAGACGGCGAGCGCGGCTTCGTGTTGACCCTGAGCACGCGTGAGCAGCATATTCGCCGCGATAAAGCCACATCCAACATCTGCACCAACCAGGGCCTGGTGGCGCTCTCGGCGGCCGTCTACATGTCGGCGCTGGGCAAGCATGGCCTGCGCCGGGTGGCTGAACTGTGCTATCACAAGGCGCATTACGCCGCACAGCAGATCGCCGCGCAGACCGGCTTCGAGGTCTGGCAGGACAAACCGTTCTTCCAGGAATTCATCGTGCGCTCCGCGCTGCCGGTGGCAGCAGTCAACCGTTACCTGTTCGATGAATACGGCATCATCGGTGGCTATGACCTGAGCCAGGATTATCCCGAACTAGGCAACGCCATGCTGCTGTGCGTGACCGAGACGCTGAGCAAGCGCGATATTGACGCCCTGGTGGCGGCCCTGGCCGAGATCGAGGACGCGGGCGCCGCACAGGCCGCGCCAATCCCCCAAGATGATACCCTGCCCGAACTCGACGTGGAGAGCGAGCAAATGGATGTCGTCATAGAGGCGATGGAGGTGACCCAATGA
- a CDS encoding IS4 family transposase, which translates to MAALAQSARRPSSAELLPVFQELLPVQVLRDLVQATKKRFYERIFTPLILTWCMIYQRLNADHSLDAVVSYVGTGAVDRLDQRHAEPLSQRLRSESTSAYSQGRQRLPLAVLEGALGHTAHTVRQALGANGLWLGHPVALFDGTTFLLEPEPELVAHYGRHKNQHGETFWAIMQTVVAFCPFSGALLGVVDGALYTSEQALAVKLLAQAVTGSVYVGDRNFGVFSVAQAARHYGVDVLLRLTRRRAHALGKRKLHAGEDLAVSWQPTKNDQLQPEMSAEPIAGRLIYVRVERPGFRPVDLYLFTTLLDASRYTIAQLVELYGLRWHVELDIRYVKDTLDMGLLTGQSPDIVRKELTAGLLAYNLIRGYMAKAAQGAGLSPLALSFTRCWRRICNFWLTWQAPKSARQVKKLFQRLLDRLAKRSCRRENAFASSRAPYGVVQPSILP; encoded by the coding sequence ATGGCTGCTCTCGCTCAATCCGCCCGCCGACCGAGTTCGGCGGAACTGTTGCCGGTATTTCAGGAACTCCTGCCGGTTCAAGTGCTCCGTGACCTGGTCCAGGCCACCAAGAAACGGTTCTATGAGCGCATCTTCACGCCGTTGATTCTGACGTGGTGCATGATTTATCAGCGCCTCAACGCCGACCACAGCCTGGATGCGGTGGTGAGTTACGTCGGCACGGGCGCCGTCGACCGCCTGGACCAGCGGCACGCCGAGCCGCTGTCGCAACGCTTGCGGTCGGAAAGCACTTCGGCCTACAGCCAAGGCCGGCAACGCTTGCCCCTGGCGGTGTTAGAAGGTGCGTTAGGCCACACGGCCCACACGGTGCGGCAGGCGTTAGGCGCCAATGGCCTCTGGCTCGGCCATCCGGTGGCCCTGTTCGATGGGACGACCTTCCTGCTGGAGCCGGAACCCGAATTGGTGGCGCACTATGGCCGCCATAAGAACCAGCATGGCGAGACGTTTTGGGCCATTATGCAAACCGTGGTGGCGTTCTGCCCGTTCAGCGGGGCGCTCCTGGGCGTCGTGGACGGCGCACTGTACACCAGTGAACAGGCGCTCGCCGTCAAGTTGCTGGCACAAGCCGTGACGGGCAGTGTCTACGTCGGCGACCGCAATTTTGGCGTGTTCAGTGTCGCCCAAGCGGCGCGGCACTATGGCGTAGATGTGCTCTTGCGCTTGACCCGCAGGCGGGCACACGCCTTAGGCAAGCGCAAGTTGCACGCGGGTGAAGATTTGGCTGTGTCCTGGCAACCGACAAAAAATGATCAATTACAGCCCGAGATGTCCGCGGAGCCGATTGCCGGTCGGCTGATCTATGTGCGGGTGGAGCGGCCGGGTTTTCGCCCGGTAGACCTGTACCTCTTCACCACGCTCCTGGATGCCAGCCGTTACACCATTGCCCAACTGGTCGAACTGTATGGTCTCCGCTGGCACGTCGAACTGGATATCCGCTATGTTAAAGATACACTGGACATGGGCTTGCTGACCGGCCAATCGCCGGATATCGTTCGCAAAGAATTGACCGCCGGTCTCTTGGCCTACAACCTTATCCGAGGCTACATGGCCAAAGCTGCCCAGGGCGCCGGACTTTCACCGCTGGCCTTGAGCTTCACGCGCTGCTGGCGCCGCATATGCAACTTCTGGCTCACTTGGCAGGCCCCCAAATCGGCCAGGCAGGTCAAAAAGCTGTTCCAGCGCCTGCTCGATCGCCTGGCCAAGCGCAGCTGCCGCCGCGAAAACGCTTTCGCATCGAGCCGCGCGCCGTACGGCGTCGTCCAGCCGTCTATCCTGCCCTAA
- a CDS encoding alpha/beta hydrolase, which produces MSVFPLLPGITMQRIQTARLEMNVLTAGQSSAEPVVLLHGNVSSARFWEETMQVLAGQGAYVIAPDQRGYGDTQALPIDATRGLRDWSDDLQSLIEAVGIGPFHLIGWSAGGGIAMQYAVDHAAQVRSLTLVSAMSPFGFGGTKGANGEPDYADFAGSGGGTANPDFAQRLLNGDRGSDSPNSPRNVMNTFYFKPPFHPAPAREEAFVDAMLTTKVGDDFYPGDMRPSANWPGVGPGAGGINNAFSPAYCNLRDFAAIDPQPAVLWIRGADDQIVSDTSFFDFGFLGQLGFVPGWPGADVYPTQPMVSQLRHVLDAYQANGGAYTEVVFADCGHSPQIEKPGEFKDALLPFIQIGQTG; this is translated from the coding sequence ATGTCTGTTTTTCCACTTCTTCCCGGTATCACGATGCAGCGTATCCAGACTGCGCGTCTGGAAATGAACGTGTTGACCGCCGGTCAGTCCAGCGCTGAGCCGGTTGTCCTGTTGCACGGCAATGTCTCTTCCGCCCGTTTCTGGGAGGAGACCATGCAAGTTCTGGCCGGCCAGGGCGCCTACGTCATCGCCCCCGATCAACGCGGCTATGGCGACACCCAAGCTCTCCCCATTGACGCCACCCGCGGCCTGCGCGATTGGTCAGACGATCTGCAGAGTCTGATCGAAGCAGTCGGTATTGGCCCCTTCCATCTGATCGGGTGGTCGGCCGGCGGCGGCATTGCCATGCAGTACGCGGTGGACCATGCGGCCCAGGTGCGCTCGCTCACCCTGGTGTCCGCCATGTCGCCTTTTGGCTTCGGTGGCACCAAGGGCGCCAACGGTGAACCGGACTACGCCGATTTTGCCGGCTCCGGCGGCGGCACGGCCAATCCGGACTTTGCCCAGCGCCTGCTCAACGGCGACCGCGGCAGTGATAGCCCCAACAGCCCGCGCAACGTGATGAATACCTTCTACTTCAAGCCGCCATTTCACCCCGCGCCCGCTCGTGAAGAGGCTTTTGTGGACGCCATGCTCACCACCAAGGTGGGCGATGACTTCTATCCCGGCGACATGCGACCGTCCGCCAATTGGCCTGGCGTGGGTCCGGGCGCCGGCGGTATCAACAACGCCTTCTCGCCCGCCTACTGTAACTTGAGAGACTTCGCCGCGATTGACCCCCAGCCGGCCGTGCTCTGGATTCGCGGCGCGGACGATCAAATCGTTTCGGATACCTCCTTCTTCGATTTTGGCTTTCTCGGACAGCTCGGCTTTGTCCCCGGCTGGCCTGGTGCCGATGTCTACCCTACGCAGCCCATGGTCAGCCAGCTCCGCCACGTCCTGGACGCCTATCAGGCCAACGGCGGCGCCTACACCGAAGTCGTCTTCGCCGACTGCGGCCATTCACCGCAGATCGAAAAACCGGGAGAATTCAAGGACGCCCTGCTGCCGTTTATTCAAATCGGGCAAACCGGGTAA
- the gcvT gene encoding glycine cleavage system aminomethyltransferase GcvT, which yields MRRDRMNRTFLYDVHVALGGRMVDFAGWELPVQYPTGPLEEHKRVREAAGLFDIDHMGQVVVAGPDALSFLQKIQVNDISTMAINDARYSLMCYADGSVIDDIFLYRVAGASWWVIVNASNRKKDVEWMQTQAVGMNVSVTDISDDTYMLALQGPQAQAILQRLTDLDLATVKFHTCAQVTVAGVVTLLGATGYTGEYGYELFFPAAQAVALWNAILEAGKPEGILPCGLAARDSLRFEPCLPLYGHEIHARVDPISARLSWAVSFKKGDFSGREALLKIKLEGPAQRLVGFEMVERGVPRAEYPVAIAGQVVGVVTTGMKSPTTDRFVGLAYVPAASAAVGSQIDIVIRDTPKKATVVKTPFYVAAYRR from the coding sequence ATGAGGAGGGACAGGATGAATCGAACGTTTTTGTACGATGTTCACGTGGCCCTGGGCGGGCGCATGGTGGATTTTGCCGGCTGGGAATTACCGGTGCAATACCCCACCGGCCCGTTGGAGGAGCACAAGCGCGTGCGTGAGGCGGCGGGTCTGTTCGACATTGACCACATGGGACAGGTCGTCGTGGCCGGACCAGACGCGCTCAGCTTCCTGCAGAAAATCCAGGTCAACGACATCAGCACGATGGCGATCAACGATGCTCGCTACAGCCTGATGTGCTATGCCGACGGCAGCGTCATTGATGACATTTTTCTCTACCGTGTGGCGGGCGCAAGCTGGTGGGTCATTGTCAATGCGTCCAACCGCAAGAAGGATGTGGAATGGATGCAGACGCAAGCGGTGGGCATGAACGTCAGCGTAACCGACATTTCGGATGACACCTACATGCTGGCCCTGCAAGGCCCCCAGGCGCAGGCGATCCTCCAAAGATTGACCGACCTCGACCTGGCGACCGTCAAGTTCCACACCTGCGCGCAGGTCACGGTCGCGGGCGTCGTGACCCTTCTGGGCGCCACCGGCTACACGGGCGAGTACGGCTACGAGTTGTTCTTCCCTGCGGCGCAGGCGGTGGCCCTGTGGAACGCCATCCTGGAGGCAGGCAAGCCGGAAGGCATCTTGCCCTGTGGCCTGGCCGCGCGCGATTCGCTGCGCTTCGAGCCATGCCTGCCGCTCTACGGGCATGAGATTCACGCCCGCGTGGATCCGATCAGCGCGCGCTTGAGCTGGGCGGTCAGTTTCAAGAAGGGCGACTTCAGCGGCCGCGAAGCCCTGCTCAAGATCAAGCTGGAAGGCCCGGCGCAGCGCCTGGTGGGCTTCGAAATGGTGGAGCGCGGCGTGCCCCGCGCCGAGTACCCGGTGGCGATCGCCGGCCAGGTGGTGGGCGTTGTCACTACTGGCATGAAATCGCCGACCACGGACCGCTTCGTGGGGCTGGCCTATGTGCCGGCCGCGAGCGCGGCGGTGGGCAGTCAGATTGACATTGTCATTCGGGACACGCCCAAGAAAGCAACCGTAGTGAAGACGCCGTTCTACGTGGCGGCCTATCGCCGCTGA
- the gcvPB gene encoding aminomethyl-transferring glycine dehydrogenase subunit GcvPB — MNSPTNIPSAGSAATRSEPLIFDLSSPGRMGASLPALDVPEAPLPQDFLRTAAELPLPEVAEIDVMRHFVRLSQKNHSIDTGFYPLGSCTMKYNPKVNEKAARLPGFTNLHPLLPAESAQGAMQLMYELQVYLAEISGFAAVSLQPAAGAQGELSGVLMMRNYLYDQGETQRTKILVPDSAHGTNPASTTMAGLQVVEIPSDARGNVDLAALKTQLDQIGREVVGLMLTNPNTLGLFDENVLEVIRLVQEAGGLVYGDGANFNAILGITKPGELGFDVMHFNLHKTFTTPHGGGGPGSGPVGCSEALAPYLPGPVAAIRPRADVEEMVDLVWHMPQFSIGRIKSFHGNFGMLVRAYTYIRMLGEEGLRAVSQNAVLNANYMQARLKGAYPIPHGDRTCMHEFVAQGILEEAPTIHTMDIAKRLMDFGYHPPTVYFPLIVREALMIEPTETESRETLDGFVDTLLQIKQEAIANPQLLKEAPHTTPVGRLDEVRAARDLKLCATAAAEG; from the coding sequence ATGAACAGCCCAACCAACATCCCCAGCGCAGGCAGCGCCGCGACGCGCAGCGAGCCGTTGATTTTCGACCTCAGTTCTCCCGGCCGCATGGGCGCCAGCCTGCCCGCGCTGGATGTGCCGGAAGCGCCCTTGCCGCAAGATTTTCTGCGCACGGCCGCCGAACTGCCGTTGCCCGAAGTGGCCGAGATTGATGTCATGCGCCATTTCGTGCGCCTGTCCCAGAAGAACCACAGCATTGACACCGGCTTCTACCCGCTCGGCTCCTGCACGATGAAGTACAACCCCAAGGTGAATGAGAAAGCCGCACGCCTGCCCGGCTTCACCAACCTGCACCCCCTGCTGCCGGCTGAAAGCGCGCAAGGGGCCATGCAACTGATGTACGAACTGCAGGTCTACCTGGCTGAGATCAGCGGCTTCGCGGCCGTTAGTTTGCAGCCGGCGGCCGGCGCGCAGGGCGAGCTGAGCGGCGTGCTGATGATGCGCAATTACCTGTACGACCAGGGTGAGACCCAGCGCACGAAAATCCTGGTGCCAGACTCTGCGCATGGCACCAACCCGGCCTCGACGACGATGGCCGGGCTGCAGGTTGTTGAAATTCCGAGCGATGCACGAGGCAACGTGGACCTGGCTGCGCTCAAGACCCAACTGGACCAGATCGGCCGTGAAGTCGTTGGCCTGATGTTGACCAATCCAAACACCCTGGGGTTGTTCGATGAGAATGTGCTCGAGGTGATTCGCCTGGTGCAAGAGGCGGGCGGCCTGGTCTACGGCGATGGCGCCAACTTCAACGCCATCCTGGGGATCACCAAGCCGGGCGAGCTTGGTTTCGATGTGATGCACTTCAACCTGCACAAGACCTTCACCACACCGCATGGCGGCGGCGGGCCAGGCTCGGGGCCGGTGGGGTGCAGCGAGGCGCTGGCGCCCTATCTGCCAGGCCCGGTGGCGGCAATACGACCACGCGCTGACGTCGAAGAGATGGTGGACCTGGTGTGGCACATGCCGCAGTTCAGCATCGGGCGCATCAAGAGCTTCCATGGCAACTTTGGCATGCTGGTGCGCGCCTATACCTACATTCGCATGTTGGGTGAAGAGGGCCTGCGCGCCGTCAGTCAAAACGCGGTCCTCAACGCCAACTACATGCAGGCGCGACTCAAGGGCGCCTACCCCATTCCGCATGGCGACCGCACCTGCATGCACGAGTTTGTGGCCCAGGGCATTCTGGAAGAGGCGCCCACGATTCACACGATGGACATTGCCAAGCGCCTGATGGATTTTGGCTATCATCCGCCCACGGTCTACTTCCCGCTGATCGTGCGCGAGGCGCTGATGATCGAGCCGACCGAAACCGAAAGCCGCGAGACGCTCGATGGTTTCGTGGACACCCTGCTGCAGATCAAGCAGGAGGCGATCGCCAATCCGCAGCTTCTCAAAGAGGCGCCGCACACGACCCCGGTCGGTCGCCTGGACGAAGTGCGCGCCGCCCGCGATCTCAAGCTGTGCGCCACCGCGGCGGCGGAGGGGTAG
- a CDS encoding tetratricopeptide repeat protein: MKTELRIALLGKLEFTLDNTPLTGFITSKVPALLVYLILSDRALARERLAEMFWGEMSDTDAKSNLRQLLVNLRHLLPVHVLTTRESVTFDHTQPFWLDVQAFEENLRLAATAPDAAARVQHLRQAVTLYRGDFLEGFHVRDAPDFDEWLTWQRERLREQAWQALHTLAAHYAQRREYLAGIECLRRLLALDSWREEAHSQLMLLLARSGQRSAALAQYQICRRTLAAELGVEPSAEVTALYERIRAIGALPSLPAVSAPLVGRQAELDDLAARLADPACRLLTIIGPGGIGKTRLALALTHCALQQGDFINGACLVNLAAITHPHHLPATLLEALQAPNVGGNDQSQQLLDLLRNRELLLVLDNFEHLLPAASLLVDIMQQAPAVKLLITSRTRLGLRDERLFHLDGLAFPTTDTAVDPLSFDAVALFVACAQRQHRYFAPTAADYRAIVQICRLLAGMPLGLELAAAQAPALSCTEIAEQLGRTSDFLAATWPDAPPRHRSLRAVFEHAWNFLTPEEQVTLAQASVFAGSFDAPAARGLLAEVKPLANLVNKSLLRHLPDGRYELHPVVHQYAADKLGNWPDLQATTLARHAAYFAAFLHERESRLKGKDGQAALVEVSAVAAEIRRAWQWGTQEVDSRVLRQAMESLMVFYDLRGPFQEGHAAFREASTRVQEAWLALSEAAQAAQPQLARLLAGLLIRQGWLGFRLARYDEAQRLIEEGMALFQRVGVRTDLAYPHLFLGAVAYGKGDYAAALPHFESSLALYREAGDHWGMAGVLGNLGEVCSVMGNPTQALIHLREGLAVAREVGDPSMLVHTMNTLGGALCLAGAYAEAEQLLHESESLCTENGYTYLNVMALRNLALALVRQGGSAAARQTYHRALQIALNGQLGDLALLVISEAAVNIAAPRDPAQAVAWLTLVMRHPDASAETKRKAAVQRSALSTEMLPAHAARSLTLEDVLAEIGD, from the coding sequence ATGAAAACGGAACTTCGCATTGCGCTCCTCGGTAAGCTCGAATTCACCCTCGACAACACGCCACTAACCGGTTTCATCACCAGCAAGGTGCCCGCTCTGTTGGTGTACCTGATACTCAGCGACCGCGCCCTGGCGCGCGAGCGTCTGGCGGAGATGTTTTGGGGCGAGATGTCCGACACAGATGCCAAGAGCAATCTGCGCCAGCTTCTGGTCAACCTGCGTCACCTCTTGCCGGTTCATGTCCTCACCACCCGTGAGTCGGTTACCTTCGACCATACGCAGCCGTTTTGGCTCGACGTGCAGGCTTTCGAGGAGAATCTGCGCCTGGCCGCAACCGCGCCTGATGCCGCGGCGCGTGTGCAGCATTTGCGGCAGGCCGTCACCCTCTACCGCGGTGATTTTCTCGAAGGCTTTCATGTGCGCGATGCGCCCGATTTCGATGAATGGCTGACCTGGCAACGTGAACGCCTGCGCGAACAGGCCTGGCAGGCCTTGCACACCCTGGCCGCGCACTATGCGCAGCGGCGAGAATACCTGGCCGGCATCGAGTGCCTGCGCCGCCTGCTGGCGCTCGACTCCTGGCGCGAAGAGGCCCACAGCCAGCTCATGCTCCTGCTGGCGCGCAGCGGTCAGCGTTCGGCCGCCCTGGCTCAATACCAAATCTGCCGTCGCACCCTCGCCGCCGAGCTGGGGGTCGAGCCGTCCGCCGAAGTGACAGCGTTGTATGAACGCATCCGCGCCATCGGCGCCTTGCCGTCCCTACCCGCCGTGTCCGCTCCCTTGGTGGGACGCCAGGCTGAACTGGATGACCTGGCCGCCCGCCTGGCCGATCCCGCCTGCCGCCTGCTGACGATTATCGGGCCAGGCGGCATCGGCAAGACGCGACTGGCGCTGGCACTGACCCACTGCGCGCTGCAGCAGGGCGATTTCATCAACGGCGCCTGTCTGGTGAATCTGGCCGCCATCACGCACCCTCATCACCTGCCGGCAACGCTGCTCGAAGCCTTGCAGGCGCCGAATGTCGGCGGCAACGATCAGTCTCAGCAGTTGCTCGACCTTCTGCGCAACCGCGAGCTGCTGCTCGTACTCGACAACTTCGAACATCTTCTGCCCGCCGCCAGCCTCTTGGTGGACATCATGCAACAGGCGCCGGCCGTCAAACTTCTGATCACCTCGCGCACGCGCTTGGGCCTGCGTGACGAGCGGCTCTTTCATCTCGATGGGCTGGCCTTTCCAACGACCGACACAGCCGTTGATCCGCTGTCTTTTGACGCCGTGGCCCTCTTCGTTGCATGTGCGCAACGCCAGCATCGGTATTTTGCGCCCACGGCCGCCGATTATCGGGCCATTGTGCAGATCTGTCGCCTGCTGGCCGGCATGCCGCTCGGCTTGGAACTGGCGGCCGCGCAGGCGCCCGCATTGTCCTGTACAGAAATTGCCGAACAACTCGGCCGCACCAGCGACTTCCTGGCCGCCACCTGGCCAGATGCTCCGCCCCGCCATCGCAGCCTGCGCGCCGTTTTCGAACACGCCTGGAACTTCCTGACCCCGGAGGAACAGGTCACACTGGCGCAGGCGAGCGTCTTCGCCGGCAGTTTCGACGCGCCGGCCGCACGCGGCCTGCTGGCGGAGGTGAAACCCCTGGCGAACCTGGTCAACAAGTCGCTGCTGCGTCATCTGCCCGACGGACGCTATGAGCTACACCCGGTGGTGCATCAGTATGCCGCGGACAAACTGGGCAACTGGCCCGATCTGCAGGCTACCACCCTGGCGCGGCACGCGGCCTATTTTGCCGCGTTCCTGCACGAGCGCGAGTCGCGGCTCAAGGGCAAAGACGGACAGGCGGCGTTGGTCGAGGTGAGCGCGGTGGCCGCGGAGATTCGCCGCGCCTGGCAATGGGGTACACAAGAGGTGGATAGCCGCGTGCTACGCCAGGCGATGGAAAGCCTGATGGTTTTCTATGACCTGCGCGGCCCTTTTCAGGAAGGACACGCCGCCTTCCGCGAGGCGAGCACACGCGTACAGGAAGCCTGGCTGGCGTTGAGCGAGGCAGCGCAGGCGGCGCAACCGCAGCTCGCACGGCTGCTGGCCGGGCTGCTCATTCGCCAGGGCTGGCTTGGTTTTCGCCTGGCGCGCTACGATGAGGCGCAGCGGTTGATCGAGGAGGGCATGGCGCTCTTTCAGCGTGTGGGTGTGCGCACCGACCTGGCCTATCCCCATCTGTTTCTCGGCGCCGTGGCGTATGGCAAGGGTGATTACGCCGCCGCCCTGCCTCACTTTGAAAGCAGCCTGGCGCTCTACCGCGAGGCTGGCGATCACTGGGGCATGGCTGGGGTGCTGGGGAACCTGGGCGAGGTGTGCAGCGTGATGGGGAACCCGACCCAGGCCCTGATCCATCTGCGCGAGGGATTAGCCGTGGCACGCGAGGTCGGTGACCCCAGCATGTTGGTACACACGATGAACACCCTGGGAGGCGCCCTGTGCCTGGCCGGCGCCTACGCTGAAGCCGAACAGCTCCTGCACGAGAGCGAGTCGCTATGCACGGAAAACGGTTACACTTATCTCAACGTCATGGCGCTGCGCAACCTGGCCCTGGCCCTCGTGCGCCAGGGCGGCAGCGCGGCGGCGCGGCAGACCTACCACCGCGCCTTACAGATTGCGCTGAACGGGCAACTGGGCGATCTCGCACTGCTCGTCATCAGCGAAGCGGCCGTCAACATCGCCGCGCCGCGTGATCCCGCGCAAGCCGTGGCCTGGCTGACGCTGGTCATGCGCCATCCGGACGCCAGCGCCGAAACCAAACGCAAGGCCGCCGTGCAGCGCAGCGCCCTCTCTACAGAGATGCTGCCTGCACACGCGGCCCGTTCGTTGACTTTGGAGGATGTTCTGGCAGAGATTGGGGATTAG
- the gcvH gene encoding glycine cleavage system protein GcvH, which translates to MSYKFDPAARYAKSDEWVRLDGDTAVIGISDYAQNALSDVVYIELPGVGTHYAQGQQCATVESVKAASDIYAPLGGTVIAVNSALEDTPEKVNEDPFGEAWLFKMKPDNTAELENLMTPAAYAAYCTTREH; encoded by the coding sequence ATGAGCTACAAATTCGATCCCGCCGCCCGCTATGCCAAGTCTGATGAATGGGTGCGCCTGGACGGCGACACCGCCGTGATCGGCATCAGCGACTATGCCCAGAATGCCCTGTCCGATGTGGTGTACATCGAGCTGCCGGGCGTGGGTACGCACTACGCGCAGGGGCAGCAGTGCGCCACGGTCGAATCGGTCAAGGCCGCGTCTGACATCTACGCGCCGCTGGGCGGCACGGTCATCGCGGTCAACAGTGCGCTGGAAGATACGCCGGAGAAGGTCAATGAGGACCCGTTTGGCGAAGCCTGGCTCTTCAAGATGAAGCCAGACAACACCGCTGAGCTGGAGAATCTGATGACACCGGCTGCGTACGCCGCCTACTGCACGACGCGCGAACATTAG